In one Gammaproteobacteria bacterium genomic region, the following are encoded:
- a CDS encoding EAL domain-containing protein produces MSATIAAHCHKSSVSDELIKSESIERILRITNACLNASQVTLFLGDEQAQRFMSMPHLAQDLPASLSTFIEYTKQTDAPLIINDTISDPIAIKLTSVVERPNIRFFAAVPLHNSHGECIGCLSISDQQPRELTAAEIDSLIDLASTLTTLLAPKISNDAIDSQQLAQMSQQLRSNNQLSKLRNHTLELVAQGKPIMTVLRSIITGVEQEFPKMLCSILQLNQQKTHFCNGIAPSLPDFYNDAVDGLAIGDNVGSCGTAAFRAQRFVVSDIASHPYWVGATPLTKRANLGACWSQPILSVHGDVLGTFAIYHQKITVPSELEFRLIEQSAHLASIAIERDQANKLIWHQANYDALTGLPNRQLCREHLATAMVNAKRSQQQVAVMFIDLDRFKEVNDTLGHAEGDALLIESAKRIQLSVRPVDTVARFGGDEFIVILAELNNCAEIERVAQQIMVQLTLPFSLGQDIVHISASIGISLYPNDADNIECLMKNSDQAMYHAKGLGRDCYHFFTYNMLKASRARMSLINDLHQALANDEFVLYYQPIIDLHSGQINKAEALIRWFHPQRGLVNPDEFIGLAEETGLIIPIGEWVINQALSQAAHWKKQLGHSFQISVNTSPVQYNNTKPAQRWLDVLTEPGVDHSSIIIEITENILMDSQADIIDILNNLRTLGIEIAIDDFGTGYSSLAYIKKFNIDYLKIDRQFVHSMTSENDDFVLCDTIVTMAKKLGTRVVAEGIENKQQLMLLQEMGCEFGQGFHVAKPLTCADFELQFILNGRDEA; encoded by the coding sequence TTGAGCGCTACTATTGCCGCACATTGCCACAAGTCTAGTGTTAGTGATGAGTTAATTAAGTCCGAGTCAATCGAACGGATCTTACGTATTACCAACGCATGTTTAAATGCCTCGCAGGTAACCCTTTTCTTAGGTGATGAGCAGGCCCAGCGTTTCATGTCTATGCCACATTTAGCACAAGATCTGCCAGCATCGCTTAGTACTTTTATTGAATATACCAAGCAAACTGACGCGCCCTTGATTATAAACGATACGATTAGCGATCCTATCGCAATCAAGTTAACCTCCGTTGTCGAACGCCCTAACATCCGCTTTTTCGCCGCTGTACCTTTGCATAACAGTCACGGAGAATGCATTGGTTGTTTGTCGATTTCAGACCAACAGCCACGCGAACTCACTGCCGCAGAGATTGATAGTTTAATTGATCTGGCCAGTACGCTAACGACGCTGCTTGCGCCAAAAATTTCAAATGATGCGATTGACTCACAGCAGTTAGCCCAAATGTCGCAGCAACTACGCAGTAACAATCAATTAAGCAAGTTAAGAAATCATACCTTAGAGTTAGTTGCTCAGGGTAAACCGATAATGACAGTGTTGCGCTCAATCATTACCGGGGTTGAACAAGAATTTCCGAAAATGCTCTGCAGCATCTTGCAACTAAATCAACAAAAAACCCACTTTTGCAATGGCATTGCTCCATCCTTGCCCGATTTCTACAATGATGCCGTTGACGGCTTAGCGATTGGCGACAATGTTGGTTCTTGCGGTACGGCGGCTTTTCGAGCGCAGCGGTTTGTCGTTAGCGACATTGCTAGCCACCCCTACTGGGTCGGCGCTACCCCGTTGACCAAACGAGCAAATCTTGGTGCTTGTTGGTCGCAACCTATTCTTAGCGTCCATGGTGACGTGCTTGGCACTTTTGCGATTTACCATCAAAAAATTACCGTTCCCAGTGAACTTGAGTTTCGATTAATCGAGCAATCGGCCCATTTGGCCAGCATTGCCATTGAGCGAGACCAAGCCAACAAGCTGATTTGGCATCAGGCCAACTACGACGCCTTAACTGGCTTACCAAATAGACAATTGTGCCGTGAGCATCTTGCGACGGCTATGGTTAATGCCAAACGATCTCAGCAACAGGTTGCGGTGATGTTTATCGATCTCGACCGTTTTAAAGAGGTTAATGACACCCTAGGTCATGCTGAAGGCGACGCCCTGTTAATTGAAAGCGCAAAAAGGATCCAACTCAGTGTCCGGCCGGTCGACACGGTGGCGCGATTTGGTGGCGATGAATTTATCGTCATTTTAGCCGAGCTTAACAACTGCGCCGAAATTGAACGTGTGGCCCAGCAGATCATGGTGCAATTGACCTTACCTTTTTCGTTAGGTCAGGACATCGTCCATATTTCAGCGAGCATCGGCATTAGTTTGTACCCTAATGATGCCGATAATATCGAATGCTTAATGAAAAATTCCGATCAGGCAATGTACCATGCCAAAGGACTCGGCCGCGATTGCTACCATTTCTTTACGTATAATATGCTAAAAGCGTCGCGTGCTCGAATGTCTTTAATCAATGACTTACACCAAGCATTGGCTAACGACGAATTCGTTCTATATTATCAACCGATTATCGATCTTCATAGCGGACAAATTAACAAAGCCGAAGCACTGATCCGTTGGTTTCATCCACAACGTGGTTTAGTTAACCCCGACGAGTTTATTGGCTTGGCTGAAGAAACGGGATTAATTATTCCGATCGGTGAATGGGTAATCAATCAGGCGCTGAGTCAGGCAGCACACTGGAAAAAACAGCTTGGCCACTCGTTTCAAATCAGCGTTAATACCTCGCCGGTTCAATATAATAATACTAAGCCCGCTCAGCGCTGGCTTGACGTACTGACCGAGCCGGGCGTTGACCATTCAAGTATTATTATTGAGATCACCGAAAACATTCTGATGGATTCCCAAGCCGATATTATTGATATCCTCAATAATTTACGCACACTGGGCATTGAAATTGCTATCGATGATTTTGGTACGGGGTATTCCTCGCTAGCCTATATTAAGAAATTTAACATCGATTATCTAAAAATAGACCGTCAGTTTGTTCATAGCATGACCAGTGAAAATGATGATTTTGTGTTATGCGATACCATAGTAACTATGGCAAAAAAGCTCGGTACACGGGTGGTTGCCGAAGGCATCGAAAATAAACAGCAATTGATGTTATTGCAAGAGATGGGCTGTGAATTTGGTCAAGGATTCCATGTCGCTAAACCTTTGACCTGCGCCGACTTTGAGCTGCAATTTATCCTCAATGGTCGTGATGAAGCTTAA
- a CDS encoding DUF2750 domain-containing protein has product MTDSNSTISQFINAVKPTQTIWGLQDKSTQDWVIVDSINFEKTDVMPLWSSQELAQQHCNGEWQDFSPAQISFNDWFEFWQKDLNEDGVMIGVNWHEEQDCVEMELSKFSLELATVEALSK; this is encoded by the coding sequence ATGACAGATTCAAACAGCACCATTAGCCAATTTATCAATGCCGTAAAACCAACTCAAACCATCTGGGGCCTGCAAGATAAATCAACCCAAGACTGGGTAATTGTCGACTCAATTAATTTCGAGAAAACAGATGTAATGCCACTGTGGTCTTCACAAGAGCTAGCGCAGCAACATTGTAATGGCGAATGGCAAGATTTTTCGCCGGCGCAAATATCATTCAATGACTGGTTTGAGTTTTGGCAAAAAGACTTAAACGAAGATGGCGTGATGATTGGGGTTAACTGGCACGAAGAACAAGATTGCGTTGAAATGGAATTATCAAAATTTTCATTAGAATTAGCGACTGTTGAAGCGTTAAGCAAATAA
- a CDS encoding exoribonuclease II codes for MFKDNALLAQLKNNIQENLPKIQGRVKATDKSFGFLETDKGKSHFIAPPLMKKLMHGDEITALLRTDKGKTQAEPLALVSAALTQFIGRVKQHNNKLYVVVDNAPQIKPIRAKGISGQPLAENDWVNATLTRHPLTDDADNASFYAQINHLIATEDDTSAPWLVTLAKHNAQGADLPSQAPTEPETWQMADQELARIDLSHLLFFTIDGEKTQDMDDAISISLLENGNWQLTIAIADPSAYILPDSEYDVVAKQRGYTHYLPGRNITMLPQSLSHDLCSLVAGERRPVMLCQMEINSKGSLTEHIEFNAGWITSSHRLSYHQVTNFIEQTAQEWQPSPQLAQALTTLSEMAFARGMWRAKNSQLFESRPDYRFELDENNRVANIRVQYHGVANQMVEESMLLANICGAKLLKNHLNNGVFNTHPGIDPDRAAKAEILLKEHRYIYSKAHLLTIVGYCQLQRELISRNDNKLSARIRKFQNYGTISAEPLPHFGLGVEQYATWTSPIRKYGDLLNHRLIKSIISQGATAAAIVEADVLRLKTQRDNQRLVERDIGNWLYVDYLAGAVTTKQPFVGNIFNINRAGFMAKLRDNGAVVFVPTSNLHADRKACKCDTEAGQISINGQVCFSLNDQVELVITQANLPKRSLIASPVVTE; via the coding sequence ATGTTTAAAGATAATGCGCTGCTAGCGCAATTAAAAAACAACATTCAAGAAAATTTACCGAAAATTCAAGGCCGAGTTAAGGCCACGGATAAGAGCTTTGGCTTTTTAGAAACAGACAAAGGCAAGAGCCATTTTATTGCCCCGCCGTTGATGAAAAAATTGATGCATGGCGATGAAATTACAGCACTATTACGTACCGACAAAGGTAAAACTCAAGCCGAGCCTCTCGCGTTAGTCTCTGCGGCGTTAACCCAGTTTATTGGCCGGGTGAAGCAGCACAACAATAAGTTATATGTCGTGGTCGACAACGCGCCGCAAATAAAGCCGATTCGTGCTAAAGGTATTAGCGGCCAACCATTGGCAGAAAATGATTGGGTCAATGCGACCCTTACTCGCCATCCACTGACCGACGACGCTGATAATGCGAGTTTTTATGCGCAAATAAATCACTTAATTGCAACGGAAGACGATACTAGCGCACCTTGGTTGGTGACTTTGGCTAAGCACAATGCGCAAGGCGCTGACTTACCAAGCCAAGCACCGACTGAACCCGAAACATGGCAGATGGCCGATCAAGAATTAGCACGGATTGATTTATCTCACCTGCTATTTTTCACCATTGACGGCGAAAAAACGCAAGACATGGATGATGCTATTAGCATTAGTTTGCTCGAGAATGGAAACTGGCAGCTCACGATTGCGATTGCCGATCCAAGTGCATATATTTTACCAGATTCAGAGTATGACGTTGTCGCAAAGCAACGGGGATATACCCATTATCTACCGGGTCGAAACATTACCATGTTGCCACAAAGTTTAAGTCACGATTTATGTTCATTGGTTGCTGGCGAACGCCGCCCGGTAATGTTGTGTCAAATGGAGATCAATAGTAAAGGCTCATTAACCGAGCACATTGAATTTAATGCGGGTTGGATAACCTCATCGCACCGCCTTAGTTATCATCAGGTCACCAATTTTATTGAGCAAACAGCACAAGAATGGCAACCGTCCCCTCAATTAGCGCAAGCGTTAACGACCTTATCTGAAATGGCGTTTGCTCGTGGCATGTGGCGAGCGAAAAACAGTCAGTTATTTGAAAGCCGCCCCGATTACCGTTTTGAACTTGATGAAAACAACCGAGTTGCGAACATTCGTGTTCAGTATCATGGGGTAGCCAACCAAATGGTTGAAGAGTCAATGTTATTGGCCAATATTTGTGGGGCAAAGTTATTAAAAAATCACTTAAATAACGGCGTATTTAATACCCACCCAGGCATTGATCCAGACCGAGCGGCGAAAGCGGAAATATTGCTCAAAGAACACCGTTACATTTACAGCAAAGCGCACCTTTTAACCATCGTAGGCTATTGCCAACTGCAGCGTGAATTAATCAGTCGTAATGACAATAAGCTCAGCGCGCGTATTCGTAAGTTCCAAAACTACGGCACTATTAGTGCCGAGCCGTTACCTCACTTTGGTTTAGGTGTTGAGCAATATGCGACTTGGACCTCCCCTATCCGTAAATACGGCGATTTACTAAACCATCGCTTAATTAAGTCAATTATTAGTCAAGGCGCTACGGCTGCCGCCATTGTTGAAGCTGATGTACTGCGATTAAAAACGCAACGTGATAACCAACGATTAGTGGAACGCGACATTGGCAACTGGCTATACGTTGACTACTTGGCCGGTGCCGTTACGACCAAGCAGCCATTTGTCGGTAATATTTTTAATATTAATCGCGCTGGTTTTATGGCCAAATTACGTGATAACGGCGCCGTGGTCTTTGTGCCAACGTCGAATTTACATGCCGATCGTAAAGCGTGTAAGTGTGATACCGAAGCGGGACAAATATCCATTAATGGTCAAGTTTGTTTTAGTCTCAATGATCAGGTTGAACTTGTTATCACTCAAGCAAACCTACCAAAACGTAGCTTAATTGCTAGCCCAGTAGTCACCGAGTAA